One genomic region from Oncorhynchus gorbuscha isolate QuinsamMale2020 ecotype Even-year linkage group LG13, OgorEven_v1.0, whole genome shotgun sequence encodes:
- the LOC123993702 gene encoding heat shock 70 kDa protein 4-like isoform X4: protein MSVVGFDVGFLNCYVAVARAGGIETVANEYSDRCTPACVSFGPRNRSIGAAAKSQVVTNCKNTVQGFKRFHGRAFSDPYIQRLKSSLVYDLAQMPSGTTGIKVMYMEEEKVFSIEQVTAMLLTKMKETAEHALKKPVADCVVSVPCYYTDAERRSVVDAAQIAGLNCLRLMNETTAVALAYGIYKQDLPAPEEKPRIVVFVDIGHSGYQTSVCAFNKGKLKILATACDPELGGKDFDEMLVRHFCEEFGKKYKLDVKTKPRALVRLYQECEKLKKLMSANSSDLPLNIECFMNDIDVSGKLNRVQFEEMCADVLGRVEAPLHTLMEQAKLKKEDIYAVEIVGGASRIPSVKERISRFFGKELSTTLNADEAVARGCALQCAILSPAFKVREFSITDAVAYPISLKWNSAAEEGLSDCEVFPKNHAAPFSKVLTFYRREPFSLEAYYNTPNELPYPDPTIGQFVIQKVVPQASGESSKVKVKVRVNIHGIFSVSSASLVEVQKTEEGEEPMDTEQQATPEKEEEKEEETDQDETKAQGDGQKEAEEEKTPLENEEMETSPEESKAEKKSDLPPQAKKPKVKTKVLELPIENSPQWELAVDMLNLFVENEGKMIMQDKLEKERNDAKNYVEEYVYDMRDKLHGRLEKFVSEADRDILSLQLEDTENWLYEDGEDQPKQQYIDKLAVLKKLGQPIQERYMESEERPRAFDDMGKQIQMYMKIVEAYKTKEEQYDHLDQEEINNVDKMVNEAMIWLNSKMNQQSKLSLTVEPAVRVREIQDKTKELYSSCNPIVTKPKPKVELPKDNKAGEQNGPVNGQEKAPAEGPEKGTADSTGNPPSTESTEPRPDMDLD from the exons GTCGTCACAAACTGCAAGAACACAGTCCAAGGGTTCAAGAGATTTCATGGCCGGGCTTTTTCTGATCCGTACATCCAGCGTCTGAAATCCAGCCTTGTTTACGACTTAGCGCAGATGCCTTCGGGCACCACTGGCATCAAG GTGatgtacatggaggaggagaaggtgttcAGCATTGAGCAGGTCACTGCCATGCTTCTGACCAAGATGAAGGAGACAGCTGAGCATGCACTGAAGAAACCTGTGGCTGACTGCGTGGTCTCT GTCCCCTGCTACTACACGGACGCCGAGAGGAGATCAGTGGTGGACGCAGCACAGATCGCTGGACTCAACTGTCTGAGGCTCATGAATGAGACAACtgcag TGGCGTTGGCGTATGGAATCTATAAGCAGGACCTCCCTGCTCCAGAGGAGAAGCCCAGGATTGtggtgtttgtagacattggacaCTCTGGataccagacctctgtctgtgcCTTCAACAAGGGCAAGCTGAAG ATTCTTGCGACGGCCTGCGACCCGGAGCTGGGCGGGAAGGACTTTGACGAGATGCTGGTGAGACACTTCTGTGAGGAGTTTGGGAAGAAGTACAAGCTGGACGTGAAGACCAAGCCCAGGGCTCTGGTCAGGCTCTACCAGGAGTGTGAGAAACTCAAGAAGCTGATGAGCGCTAACTCCTCAGACCTGCCCCTCAACATCGAGTGCTTTATGAACGACATTGATGTCTCTGGAAAACTCAACAG GGTTCAGTTTGAGGAGATGTGTGCTGACGTTCTGGGCAGAGTGGAGGCACCACTGCACACCCTGATGGAGCAAGCCA AACTGAAGAAGGAGGACATTTATGCGGTGGAAATAGTGGGCGGGGCCTCCCGTATCCCGTCTGTCAAAGAGAGGATCAGTAGATTCTTTGGGAAGGAGCTGAGCACCACCCTGAATGCTGATGAGGCCGTGGCCAGAGGATGTGCCCTGCAG TGTGCAATCCTGTCCCCTGCTTTCAAAGTGCGTGAGTTCTCCATCACAGATGCAGTTGCTTACCCAATCTCTCTGAAATggaactctgctgcagaggaaggCTTGAG CGATTGCGAGGTATTCCCAAAGAACCATGCTGCACCCTTCTCCAAAGTGTTGACTTTCTACCGGAGGGAGCCTTTCTCTCTGGAAGCGTACTACAACACCCCCAACGAGCTGCCGTACCCCGACCCCACCATAG GTCAGTTTGTGATCCAGAAGGTGGTGCCCCAGGCATCTGGGGAGAGCTCCAAGGTCAAGGTGAAGGTGAGGGTCAACATCCACGGCATCTTCAGCGTCTCCTCAGCCTCGCTGGTGGAGGTCCAGAAGACCGAGGAAGGAGAGGAGCCCATGGACACAGAACAGCAGGCAACaccagagaaagaggaagagaaggaggaagag ACTGACCAGGATGAGACAAAGGCAcaaggagatggacagaaagaggcagaagaggagaaGACGCCGCTGGAGAATGAGGAGATGGAG acCTCCCCAGAGGAGAGTAAGGCAGAGAAGAAGTCTGACCTGCCTCCCCAGGCCAAGAAGCCCAAAGTTAAGACAAAAGTCTTGGAGCTTCCCATAGAGAACAGCCCTCAGTGGGAGCTGGCCGTCGACATGCTCAACCTCTTTGTAGAAAATGAG GGTAAAATGATCATGCAGGACAagctggagaaggagaggaacgACGCTAAGAACTACGTGGAGGAGTATGTGTACGACATGAGGGACAAACTTCACGGCAGGCTGGAGAAATTCGTCAGTGAAGCT GACCGGGATATCCTGTCCTTACAACTGGAGGACACAGAGAACTGGCTGTATGAAGACGGAGAGGACCAGCCTAAACAACAGTACATCGACAAACTGGCCGTGCTGAAG AAACTGGGCCAGCCTATCCAGGAGAGGTACATGGAGTCTGAGGAAAGACCCAGAGCCTTCGATGACATGGGGAAACAGATCCAGATGTACATGAAGATCGTTGAAGCTTATAAAACCAAG GAGGAGCAGTATGACCATCTGGACCAGGAAGAGATCAACAACGTGGATAAGATGGTGAACGAAGCCATGATCTGGCTGAACAGCAAGATGAACCAGCAGAGTAAACTGAGCTTGACTGTGGAGCCTGCTGTTAGAGTCCGAGAGATACAGGACAAGACTAAG GAGCTGTACTCTTCCTGCAACCCCATCGTGACCAAGCCCAAGCCCAAGGTGGAGCTGCCTAAAGACAACAAGGCAGGGGAGCAGAATGGACCAGTCAACGGCCAGGAGAAAGCACCAGCAGAGGGCCCCGAGAAGGGGACCGCCGACAGCACAGGCAATCCCCCCTCCACGGAATCCACGGAACCTAGACCTGACATGGACCTTGACTAA
- the LOC123993702 gene encoding heat shock 70 kDa protein 4-like isoform X1 produces MSVVGFDVGFLNCYVAVARAGGIETVANEYSDRCTPACVSFGPRNRSIGAAAKSQVVTNCKNTVQGFKRFHGRAFSDPYIQRLKSSLVYDLAQMPSGTTGIKVMYMEEEKVFSIEQVTAMLLTKMKETAEHALKKPVADCVVSVPCYYTDAERRSVVDAAQIAGLNCLRLMNETTAVALAYGIYKQDLPAPEEKPRIVVFVDIGHSGYQTSVCAFNKGKLKILATACDPELGGKDFDEMLVRHFCEEFGKKYKLDVKTKPRALVRLYQECEKLKKLMSANSSDLPLNIECFMNDIDVSGKLNRVQFEEMCADVLGRVEAPLHTLMEQASEYQLKKEDIYAVEIVGGASRIPSVKERISRFFGKELSTTLNADEAVARGCALQCAILSPAFKVREFSITDAVAYPISLKWNSAAEEGLSDCEVFPKNHAAPFSKVLTFYRREPFSLEAYYNTPNELPYPDPTIGQFVIQKVVPQASGESSKVKVKVRVNIHGIFSVSSASLVEVQKTEEGEEPMDTEQQATPEKEEEKEEEGNMQTDQDETKAQGDGQKEAEEEKTPLENEEMETSPEESKAEKKSDLPPQAKKPKVKTKVLELPIENSPQWELAVDMLNLFVENEGKMIMQDKLEKERNDAKNYVEEYVYDMRDKLHGRLEKFVSEADRDILSLQLEDTENWLYEDGEDQPKQQYIDKLAVLKKLGQPIQERYMESEERPRAFDDMGKQIQMYMKIVEAYKTKEEQYDHLDQEEINNVDKMVNEAMIWLNSKMNQQSKLSLTVEPAVRVREIQDKTKELYSSCNPIVTKPKPKVELPKDNKAGEQNGPVNGQEKAPAEGPEKGTADSTGNPPSTESTEPRPDMDLD; encoded by the exons GTCGTCACAAACTGCAAGAACACAGTCCAAGGGTTCAAGAGATTTCATGGCCGGGCTTTTTCTGATCCGTACATCCAGCGTCTGAAATCCAGCCTTGTTTACGACTTAGCGCAGATGCCTTCGGGCACCACTGGCATCAAG GTGatgtacatggaggaggagaaggtgttcAGCATTGAGCAGGTCACTGCCATGCTTCTGACCAAGATGAAGGAGACAGCTGAGCATGCACTGAAGAAACCTGTGGCTGACTGCGTGGTCTCT GTCCCCTGCTACTACACGGACGCCGAGAGGAGATCAGTGGTGGACGCAGCACAGATCGCTGGACTCAACTGTCTGAGGCTCATGAATGAGACAACtgcag TGGCGTTGGCGTATGGAATCTATAAGCAGGACCTCCCTGCTCCAGAGGAGAAGCCCAGGATTGtggtgtttgtagacattggacaCTCTGGataccagacctctgtctgtgcCTTCAACAAGGGCAAGCTGAAG ATTCTTGCGACGGCCTGCGACCCGGAGCTGGGCGGGAAGGACTTTGACGAGATGCTGGTGAGACACTTCTGTGAGGAGTTTGGGAAGAAGTACAAGCTGGACGTGAAGACCAAGCCCAGGGCTCTGGTCAGGCTCTACCAGGAGTGTGAGAAACTCAAGAAGCTGATGAGCGCTAACTCCTCAGACCTGCCCCTCAACATCGAGTGCTTTATGAACGACATTGATGTCTCTGGAAAACTCAACAG GGTTCAGTTTGAGGAGATGTGTGCTGACGTTCTGGGCAGAGTGGAGGCACCACTGCACACCCTGATGGAGCAAGCCAGTGAGTATC AACTGAAGAAGGAGGACATTTATGCGGTGGAAATAGTGGGCGGGGCCTCCCGTATCCCGTCTGTCAAAGAGAGGATCAGTAGATTCTTTGGGAAGGAGCTGAGCACCACCCTGAATGCTGATGAGGCCGTGGCCAGAGGATGTGCCCTGCAG TGTGCAATCCTGTCCCCTGCTTTCAAAGTGCGTGAGTTCTCCATCACAGATGCAGTTGCTTACCCAATCTCTCTGAAATggaactctgctgcagaggaaggCTTGAG CGATTGCGAGGTATTCCCAAAGAACCATGCTGCACCCTTCTCCAAAGTGTTGACTTTCTACCGGAGGGAGCCTTTCTCTCTGGAAGCGTACTACAACACCCCCAACGAGCTGCCGTACCCCGACCCCACCATAG GTCAGTTTGTGATCCAGAAGGTGGTGCCCCAGGCATCTGGGGAGAGCTCCAAGGTCAAGGTGAAGGTGAGGGTCAACATCCACGGCATCTTCAGCGTCTCCTCAGCCTCGCTGGTGGAGGTCCAGAAGACCGAGGAAGGAGAGGAGCCCATGGACACAGAACAGCAGGCAACaccagagaaagaggaagagaaggaggaagag GGCAACATGCAGACTGACCAGGATGAGACAAAGGCAcaaggagatggacagaaagaggcagaagaggagaaGACGCCGCTGGAGAATGAGGAGATGGAG acCTCCCCAGAGGAGAGTAAGGCAGAGAAGAAGTCTGACCTGCCTCCCCAGGCCAAGAAGCCCAAAGTTAAGACAAAAGTCTTGGAGCTTCCCATAGAGAACAGCCCTCAGTGGGAGCTGGCCGTCGACATGCTCAACCTCTTTGTAGAAAATGAG GGTAAAATGATCATGCAGGACAagctggagaaggagaggaacgACGCTAAGAACTACGTGGAGGAGTATGTGTACGACATGAGGGACAAACTTCACGGCAGGCTGGAGAAATTCGTCAGTGAAGCT GACCGGGATATCCTGTCCTTACAACTGGAGGACACAGAGAACTGGCTGTATGAAGACGGAGAGGACCAGCCTAAACAACAGTACATCGACAAACTGGCCGTGCTGAAG AAACTGGGCCAGCCTATCCAGGAGAGGTACATGGAGTCTGAGGAAAGACCCAGAGCCTTCGATGACATGGGGAAACAGATCCAGATGTACATGAAGATCGTTGAAGCTTATAAAACCAAG GAGGAGCAGTATGACCATCTGGACCAGGAAGAGATCAACAACGTGGATAAGATGGTGAACGAAGCCATGATCTGGCTGAACAGCAAGATGAACCAGCAGAGTAAACTGAGCTTGACTGTGGAGCCTGCTGTTAGAGTCCGAGAGATACAGGACAAGACTAAG GAGCTGTACTCTTCCTGCAACCCCATCGTGACCAAGCCCAAGCCCAAGGTGGAGCTGCCTAAAGACAACAAGGCAGGGGAGCAGAATGGACCAGTCAACGGCCAGGAGAAAGCACCAGCAGAGGGCCCCGAGAAGGGGACCGCCGACAGCACAGGCAATCCCCCCTCCACGGAATCCACGGAACCTAGACCTGACATGGACCTTGACTAA
- the LOC123994187 gene encoding glucosamine-6-phosphate isomerase 1-like, with translation MKLIILNDYDQVGEWAAKYIRNKILRFNPGPDRFFILGLPTGGTPLGCYKKLIEFHKKGEISFKYVKTFNMDEYVGIPRDHPESYHSFMWNNLFKHIDIKSENTHILDGNAANLVEECDSFEEKIKAAGGIDLFVGGIGPDGHIAFNEPGSSLLSRTRVKTLAQDTILANARFFDGDLSKVPTMALTVGVATVMDAREVMILITGVHKAFALYKAIEEGVNHMWTVSAFQQHPQTVFVCDEDATLELRVKTVKYFQGMMHVHNKLVDPLPPKEDEGVAKTSGNLQ, from the exons ATGAAGCTGATCATCCTGAATGATTATGACCAAGTTGGTGAGTGGGCTGCCAAGTACATCAGGAATAAAATCCTTCGCTTCAACCCTGGACCAGACAGATTCTTCATTCTAGGACTTCCCACAG GAGGTACTCCTCTGGGATGCTATAAGAAGCTGATTGAGTTTCATAAGAAAGGAGAGATCTCTTTCAAGTATGTCAAAACGTTCAACATGGACGAGTATGTGG GTATTCCTAGGGATCATCCAGAGAGCTACCATTCCTTCATGTGGAATAATCTCTTCAAGCACATTGACATCAAATCGGAGAACACCCATATTCTGGATGGCAACGCTGCCAACCTTGTAGAGGAGTGTGATTCCTTTGAGGAGAAGATCAAAGCAGCTGGAGGAATTGACCTCTTTGTTGGAG GTATTGGACCGGATGGCCACATTGCCTTCAACGAGCCAGGCTCCAGTCTATTGTCCAGGACCAGAGTGAAGACCCTGGCTCAGGACACCATCCTGGCCAACGCACGCTTCTTTGACGGAGATCTGTCTAAAGTACCCACCATGGCTCTGACTGTGGGAGTGGCCACTGTCATGGACGCCAGAGAG GTCATGATTCTCATCACAGGAGTACACAAAGCGTTTGCCCTGTACAAGGCCATAGAGGAAGGGGTGAACCACATGTGGACGGTGTCGGCCTTTCAGCAGCACCCtcagactgtgtttgtgtgtgacgaGGATGCTACCCTGGAACTGAGGGTTAAAACTGTCAAGTACTTCCAAG GGATGATGCATGTGCACAACAAGTTGGTGGATCCACTGCCTCCCAAAGAAGACGAGGGCGTTGCAAAAACATCGGGAAACCTGCAATAA
- the LOC123993702 gene encoding heat shock 70 kDa protein 4-like isoform X3 has product MSVVGFDVGFLNCYVAVARAGGIETVANEYSDRCTPACVSFGPRNRSIGAAAKSQVVTNCKNTVQGFKRFHGRAFSDPYIQRLKSSLVYDLAQMPSGTTGIKVMYMEEEKVFSIEQVTAMLLTKMKETAEHALKKPVADCVVSVPCYYTDAERRSVVDAAQIAGLNCLRLMNETTAVALAYGIYKQDLPAPEEKPRIVVFVDIGHSGYQTSVCAFNKGKLKILATACDPELGGKDFDEMLVRHFCEEFGKKYKLDVKTKPRALVRLYQECEKLKKLMSANSSDLPLNIECFMNDIDVSGKLNRVQFEEMCADVLGRVEAPLHTLMEQASEYQLKKEDIYAVEIVGGASRIPSVKERISRFFGKELSTTLNADEAVARGCALQCAILSPAFKVREFSITDAVAYPISLKWNSAAEEGLSDCEVFPKNHAAPFSKVLTFYRREPFSLEAYYNTPNELPYPDPTIGQFVIQKVVPQASGESSKVKVKVRVNIHGIFSVSSASLVEVQKTEEGEEPMDTEQQATPEKEEEKEEETDQDETKAQGDGQKEAEEEKTPLENEEMETSPEESKAEKKSDLPPQAKKPKVKTKVLELPIENSPQWELAVDMLNLFVENEGKMIMQDKLEKERNDAKNYVEEYVYDMRDKLHGRLEKFVSEADRDILSLQLEDTENWLYEDGEDQPKQQYIDKLAVLKKLGQPIQERYMESEERPRAFDDMGKQIQMYMKIVEAYKTKEEQYDHLDQEEINNVDKMVNEAMIWLNSKMNQQSKLSLTVEPAVRVREIQDKTKELYSSCNPIVTKPKPKVELPKDNKAGEQNGPVNGQEKAPAEGPEKGTADSTGNPPSTESTEPRPDMDLD; this is encoded by the exons GTCGTCACAAACTGCAAGAACACAGTCCAAGGGTTCAAGAGATTTCATGGCCGGGCTTTTTCTGATCCGTACATCCAGCGTCTGAAATCCAGCCTTGTTTACGACTTAGCGCAGATGCCTTCGGGCACCACTGGCATCAAG GTGatgtacatggaggaggagaaggtgttcAGCATTGAGCAGGTCACTGCCATGCTTCTGACCAAGATGAAGGAGACAGCTGAGCATGCACTGAAGAAACCTGTGGCTGACTGCGTGGTCTCT GTCCCCTGCTACTACACGGACGCCGAGAGGAGATCAGTGGTGGACGCAGCACAGATCGCTGGACTCAACTGTCTGAGGCTCATGAATGAGACAACtgcag TGGCGTTGGCGTATGGAATCTATAAGCAGGACCTCCCTGCTCCAGAGGAGAAGCCCAGGATTGtggtgtttgtagacattggacaCTCTGGataccagacctctgtctgtgcCTTCAACAAGGGCAAGCTGAAG ATTCTTGCGACGGCCTGCGACCCGGAGCTGGGCGGGAAGGACTTTGACGAGATGCTGGTGAGACACTTCTGTGAGGAGTTTGGGAAGAAGTACAAGCTGGACGTGAAGACCAAGCCCAGGGCTCTGGTCAGGCTCTACCAGGAGTGTGAGAAACTCAAGAAGCTGATGAGCGCTAACTCCTCAGACCTGCCCCTCAACATCGAGTGCTTTATGAACGACATTGATGTCTCTGGAAAACTCAACAG GGTTCAGTTTGAGGAGATGTGTGCTGACGTTCTGGGCAGAGTGGAGGCACCACTGCACACCCTGATGGAGCAAGCCAGTGAGTATC AACTGAAGAAGGAGGACATTTATGCGGTGGAAATAGTGGGCGGGGCCTCCCGTATCCCGTCTGTCAAAGAGAGGATCAGTAGATTCTTTGGGAAGGAGCTGAGCACCACCCTGAATGCTGATGAGGCCGTGGCCAGAGGATGTGCCCTGCAG TGTGCAATCCTGTCCCCTGCTTTCAAAGTGCGTGAGTTCTCCATCACAGATGCAGTTGCTTACCCAATCTCTCTGAAATggaactctgctgcagaggaaggCTTGAG CGATTGCGAGGTATTCCCAAAGAACCATGCTGCACCCTTCTCCAAAGTGTTGACTTTCTACCGGAGGGAGCCTTTCTCTCTGGAAGCGTACTACAACACCCCCAACGAGCTGCCGTACCCCGACCCCACCATAG GTCAGTTTGTGATCCAGAAGGTGGTGCCCCAGGCATCTGGGGAGAGCTCCAAGGTCAAGGTGAAGGTGAGGGTCAACATCCACGGCATCTTCAGCGTCTCCTCAGCCTCGCTGGTGGAGGTCCAGAAGACCGAGGAAGGAGAGGAGCCCATGGACACAGAACAGCAGGCAACaccagagaaagaggaagagaaggaggaagag ACTGACCAGGATGAGACAAAGGCAcaaggagatggacagaaagaggcagaagaggagaaGACGCCGCTGGAGAATGAGGAGATGGAG acCTCCCCAGAGGAGAGTAAGGCAGAGAAGAAGTCTGACCTGCCTCCCCAGGCCAAGAAGCCCAAAGTTAAGACAAAAGTCTTGGAGCTTCCCATAGAGAACAGCCCTCAGTGGGAGCTGGCCGTCGACATGCTCAACCTCTTTGTAGAAAATGAG GGTAAAATGATCATGCAGGACAagctggagaaggagaggaacgACGCTAAGAACTACGTGGAGGAGTATGTGTACGACATGAGGGACAAACTTCACGGCAGGCTGGAGAAATTCGTCAGTGAAGCT GACCGGGATATCCTGTCCTTACAACTGGAGGACACAGAGAACTGGCTGTATGAAGACGGAGAGGACCAGCCTAAACAACAGTACATCGACAAACTGGCCGTGCTGAAG AAACTGGGCCAGCCTATCCAGGAGAGGTACATGGAGTCTGAGGAAAGACCCAGAGCCTTCGATGACATGGGGAAACAGATCCAGATGTACATGAAGATCGTTGAAGCTTATAAAACCAAG GAGGAGCAGTATGACCATCTGGACCAGGAAGAGATCAACAACGTGGATAAGATGGTGAACGAAGCCATGATCTGGCTGAACAGCAAGATGAACCAGCAGAGTAAACTGAGCTTGACTGTGGAGCCTGCTGTTAGAGTCCGAGAGATACAGGACAAGACTAAG GAGCTGTACTCTTCCTGCAACCCCATCGTGACCAAGCCCAAGCCCAAGGTGGAGCTGCCTAAAGACAACAAGGCAGGGGAGCAGAATGGACCAGTCAACGGCCAGGAGAAAGCACCAGCAGAGGGCCCCGAGAAGGGGACCGCCGACAGCACAGGCAATCCCCCCTCCACGGAATCCACGGAACCTAGACCTGACATGGACCTTGACTAA
- the LOC123993702 gene encoding heat shock 70 kDa protein 4-like isoform X2 yields the protein MSVVGFDVGFLNCYVAVARAGGIETVANEYSDRCTPACVSFGPRNRSIGAAAKSQVVTNCKNTVQGFKRFHGRAFSDPYIQRLKSSLVYDLAQMPSGTTGIKVMYMEEEKVFSIEQVTAMLLTKMKETAEHALKKPVADCVVSVPCYYTDAERRSVVDAAQIAGLNCLRLMNETTAVALAYGIYKQDLPAPEEKPRIVVFVDIGHSGYQTSVCAFNKGKLKILATACDPELGGKDFDEMLVRHFCEEFGKKYKLDVKTKPRALVRLYQECEKLKKLMSANSSDLPLNIECFMNDIDVSGKLNRVQFEEMCADVLGRVEAPLHTLMEQAKLKKEDIYAVEIVGGASRIPSVKERISRFFGKELSTTLNADEAVARGCALQCAILSPAFKVREFSITDAVAYPISLKWNSAAEEGLSDCEVFPKNHAAPFSKVLTFYRREPFSLEAYYNTPNELPYPDPTIGQFVIQKVVPQASGESSKVKVKVRVNIHGIFSVSSASLVEVQKTEEGEEPMDTEQQATPEKEEEKEEEGNMQTDQDETKAQGDGQKEAEEEKTPLENEEMETSPEESKAEKKSDLPPQAKKPKVKTKVLELPIENSPQWELAVDMLNLFVENEGKMIMQDKLEKERNDAKNYVEEYVYDMRDKLHGRLEKFVSEADRDILSLQLEDTENWLYEDGEDQPKQQYIDKLAVLKKLGQPIQERYMESEERPRAFDDMGKQIQMYMKIVEAYKTKEEQYDHLDQEEINNVDKMVNEAMIWLNSKMNQQSKLSLTVEPAVRVREIQDKTKELYSSCNPIVTKPKPKVELPKDNKAGEQNGPVNGQEKAPAEGPEKGTADSTGNPPSTESTEPRPDMDLD from the exons GTCGTCACAAACTGCAAGAACACAGTCCAAGGGTTCAAGAGATTTCATGGCCGGGCTTTTTCTGATCCGTACATCCAGCGTCTGAAATCCAGCCTTGTTTACGACTTAGCGCAGATGCCTTCGGGCACCACTGGCATCAAG GTGatgtacatggaggaggagaaggtgttcAGCATTGAGCAGGTCACTGCCATGCTTCTGACCAAGATGAAGGAGACAGCTGAGCATGCACTGAAGAAACCTGTGGCTGACTGCGTGGTCTCT GTCCCCTGCTACTACACGGACGCCGAGAGGAGATCAGTGGTGGACGCAGCACAGATCGCTGGACTCAACTGTCTGAGGCTCATGAATGAGACAACtgcag TGGCGTTGGCGTATGGAATCTATAAGCAGGACCTCCCTGCTCCAGAGGAGAAGCCCAGGATTGtggtgtttgtagacattggacaCTCTGGataccagacctctgtctgtgcCTTCAACAAGGGCAAGCTGAAG ATTCTTGCGACGGCCTGCGACCCGGAGCTGGGCGGGAAGGACTTTGACGAGATGCTGGTGAGACACTTCTGTGAGGAGTTTGGGAAGAAGTACAAGCTGGACGTGAAGACCAAGCCCAGGGCTCTGGTCAGGCTCTACCAGGAGTGTGAGAAACTCAAGAAGCTGATGAGCGCTAACTCCTCAGACCTGCCCCTCAACATCGAGTGCTTTATGAACGACATTGATGTCTCTGGAAAACTCAACAG GGTTCAGTTTGAGGAGATGTGTGCTGACGTTCTGGGCAGAGTGGAGGCACCACTGCACACCCTGATGGAGCAAGCCA AACTGAAGAAGGAGGACATTTATGCGGTGGAAATAGTGGGCGGGGCCTCCCGTATCCCGTCTGTCAAAGAGAGGATCAGTAGATTCTTTGGGAAGGAGCTGAGCACCACCCTGAATGCTGATGAGGCCGTGGCCAGAGGATGTGCCCTGCAG TGTGCAATCCTGTCCCCTGCTTTCAAAGTGCGTGAGTTCTCCATCACAGATGCAGTTGCTTACCCAATCTCTCTGAAATggaactctgctgcagaggaaggCTTGAG CGATTGCGAGGTATTCCCAAAGAACCATGCTGCACCCTTCTCCAAAGTGTTGACTTTCTACCGGAGGGAGCCTTTCTCTCTGGAAGCGTACTACAACACCCCCAACGAGCTGCCGTACCCCGACCCCACCATAG GTCAGTTTGTGATCCAGAAGGTGGTGCCCCAGGCATCTGGGGAGAGCTCCAAGGTCAAGGTGAAGGTGAGGGTCAACATCCACGGCATCTTCAGCGTCTCCTCAGCCTCGCTGGTGGAGGTCCAGAAGACCGAGGAAGGAGAGGAGCCCATGGACACAGAACAGCAGGCAACaccagagaaagaggaagagaaggaggaagag GGCAACATGCAGACTGACCAGGATGAGACAAAGGCAcaaggagatggacagaaagaggcagaagaggagaaGACGCCGCTGGAGAATGAGGAGATGGAG acCTCCCCAGAGGAGAGTAAGGCAGAGAAGAAGTCTGACCTGCCTCCCCAGGCCAAGAAGCCCAAAGTTAAGACAAAAGTCTTGGAGCTTCCCATAGAGAACAGCCCTCAGTGGGAGCTGGCCGTCGACATGCTCAACCTCTTTGTAGAAAATGAG GGTAAAATGATCATGCAGGACAagctggagaaggagaggaacgACGCTAAGAACTACGTGGAGGAGTATGTGTACGACATGAGGGACAAACTTCACGGCAGGCTGGAGAAATTCGTCAGTGAAGCT GACCGGGATATCCTGTCCTTACAACTGGAGGACACAGAGAACTGGCTGTATGAAGACGGAGAGGACCAGCCTAAACAACAGTACATCGACAAACTGGCCGTGCTGAAG AAACTGGGCCAGCCTATCCAGGAGAGGTACATGGAGTCTGAGGAAAGACCCAGAGCCTTCGATGACATGGGGAAACAGATCCAGATGTACATGAAGATCGTTGAAGCTTATAAAACCAAG GAGGAGCAGTATGACCATCTGGACCAGGAAGAGATCAACAACGTGGATAAGATGGTGAACGAAGCCATGATCTGGCTGAACAGCAAGATGAACCAGCAGAGTAAACTGAGCTTGACTGTGGAGCCTGCTGTTAGAGTCCGAGAGATACAGGACAAGACTAAG GAGCTGTACTCTTCCTGCAACCCCATCGTGACCAAGCCCAAGCCCAAGGTGGAGCTGCCTAAAGACAACAAGGCAGGGGAGCAGAATGGACCAGTCAACGGCCAGGAGAAAGCACCAGCAGAGGGCCCCGAGAAGGGGACCGCCGACAGCACAGGCAATCCCCCCTCCACGGAATCCACGGAACCTAGACCTGACATGGACCTTGACTAA